A portion of the Celeribacter baekdonensis genome contains these proteins:
- a CDS encoding sugar-binding transcriptional regulator — protein MSSNTDTQDQIREIAWMHYVGGLTQAQIATRRGLSKMKVHRFVQAAHEQGLVKIFVDNVPTDCMALEDRLVAEFGLTSCTIVPDVDEPQTMDVSMPAVASAGARFLHGRLENTNTMMVGVGSGRTMSAIVKAMPTIRRPKAEFISVTGDFAALSDANPFEVIHALIDKTQGKGYAFTAPLVVDSADDRDLFLRQRSIRGSFERLRDASMIMIGVGHVGPGSFFRSFGLITDAEQGDMIREGVVADLAGNLVDDSGAFIETGIAQRMLGMDPDLLREREVVAICAGIEKWQAARAALRTGCLNGFISSHAVAERILNSL, from the coding sequence ATGAGCTCAAACACGGACACTCAGGACCAAATCCGCGAAATCGCCTGGATGCATTACGTGGGAGGGCTGACGCAGGCGCAAATTGCAACGCGCCGAGGTCTGAGCAAGATGAAAGTCCACCGCTTTGTTCAGGCCGCTCATGAACAGGGGTTGGTCAAGATTTTCGTGGACAACGTACCGACCGATTGCATGGCGCTCGAAGACCGTCTGGTTGCGGAATTTGGCCTGACCAGTTGCACGATCGTTCCTGATGTCGACGAGCCTCAGACCATGGATGTCTCGATGCCCGCGGTGGCCAGTGCTGGCGCGCGCTTTCTGCATGGCCGCCTTGAAAACACCAACACAATGATGGTCGGCGTCGGGTCCGGGCGCACCATGTCGGCGATCGTCAAAGCCATGCCCACAATCCGGCGGCCAAAAGCGGAATTCATTTCGGTCACCGGCGATTTTGCCGCATTGAGCGATGCCAATCCATTCGAAGTCATTCACGCCTTGATCGACAAAACCCAAGGCAAAGGCTACGCTTTCACCGCCCCTCTGGTTGTGGACAGCGCAGACGACCGCGACCTGTTTCTGCGACAGCGCAGCATTCGCGGTTCATTTGAGCGCTTGCGCGATGCGTCCATGATCATGATTGGCGTCGGTCATGTCGGCCCTGGATCGTTTTTCCGCTCTTTCGGCCTGATCACCGATGCGGAACAGGGAGATATGATCAGAGAGGGCGTCGTGGCCGACCTTGCTGGCAATCTGGTCGACGACAGCGGTGCGTTTATTGAAACAGGGATCGCTCAACGTATGCTCGGAATGGACCCTGACTTATTGCGCGAACGCGAGGTCGTCGCCATCTGTGCGGGCATAGAGAAATGGCAAGCAGCCCGTGCGGCACTGCGCACAGGCTGTCTCAATGGGTTTATATCCTCACACGCTGTGGCCGAGCGGATTTTAAACAGTCTTTAA
- a CDS encoding class II aldolase/adducin family protein: MKSLWDDKEAERLRKAAGDDPAAQDLAMRVYTSRLIGQEADLVLHGGGNTSVKTRRRDEAGVERDVIHVKGSGWDLATIEGPGLPAMWLEPLLQARSTATMADEEMVSFLRREMLDQSGPNPSVEALLHAFLPAKFVDHTHSCAALAIANQPNAAEIAREIFGDELCLVPYVMPGFKLSHAADQIFSQDGAGTSGQFLVNHGLFSFGEDARTSYERILRYTTMCEEYLTAKGAGLMPEEAGTVQDDPDAHAAVAALREALGEWEIFADDLALDLRCGEATSRFLALDGLAEITARGTATPDHVIRIKPRPVIGEAAYGVQEWRDAIQSFAAWYADYFNRNAPLAEEPKTMLDPLPRVALIRGLGIVGIGRSAKEARVAADLAEQTARIVLSAEGIGRFTPLNERDLFDMEYWSLEQAKLKQVKKT, encoded by the coding sequence ATGAAGTCTCTATGGGACGACAAGGAAGCCGAACGACTGCGCAAGGCCGCAGGCGATGACCCTGCGGCGCAAGACCTGGCCATGCGGGTGTACACCTCGCGCCTGATCGGCCAGGAGGCCGACCTTGTGCTGCATGGCGGGGGCAATACGTCGGTCAAAACCCGTCGTCGGGATGAGGCGGGCGTCGAGCGCGATGTCATCCATGTGAAAGGGTCTGGCTGGGATTTGGCGACCATTGAGGGGCCAGGTCTGCCCGCGATGTGGCTTGAACCGCTGTTGCAGGCGCGCAGCACCGCAACGATGGCGGATGAGGAAATGGTGAGCTTTTTGCGGCGCGAGATGCTTGACCAGAGCGGGCCGAACCCGTCGGTCGAGGCGCTGTTGCATGCGTTCCTGCCTGCGAAATTTGTCGATCACACACATTCCTGCGCGGCACTGGCGATTGCCAATCAACCCAACGCTGCCGAGATCGCGCGTGAGATTTTCGGGGATGAGCTGTGCCTCGTTCCCTATGTCATGCCCGGCTTTAAACTGTCACATGCTGCGGACCAGATTTTTTCCCAAGACGGTGCCGGAACATCCGGCCAGTTTTTGGTGAACCATGGGCTGTTTTCCTTCGGAGAGGATGCGCGGACGTCTTATGAGCGGATTCTGCGCTACACGACGATGTGCGAAGAGTACCTGACGGCCAAAGGCGCGGGCTTGATGCCGGAGGAGGCCGGGACGGTACAGGACGATCCCGATGCGCATGCGGCGGTGGCGGCACTGCGTGAGGCACTCGGGGAGTGGGAGATCTTTGCGGATGATCTGGCGCTTGATCTGCGGTGCGGCGAGGCAACCAGCCGGTTCCTTGCGCTGGATGGTCTGGCCGAAATCACGGCGCGCGGCACCGCAACCCCGGACCACGTGATCCGCATCAAGCCGCGCCCGGTTATAGGCGAGGCCGCCTATGGTGTGCAGGAGTGGCGCGATGCAATCCAGAGTTTTGCCGCATGGTATGCAGATTATTTCAATCGCAATGCGCCGCTTGCCGAAGAGCCTAAGACCATGTTGGACCCGTTGCCTCGGGTGGCGTTGATCCGGGGTCTGGGCATTGTCGGCATCGGTCGATCAGCAAAAGAGGCCCGTGTCGCGGCGGATTTGGCGGAACAGACCGCGCGGATCGTATTGTCCGCCGAAGGGATCGGACGTTTCACGCCTCTCAATGAGCGGGATCTGTTCGATATGGAATATTGGTCGTTGGAGCAGGCCAAGCTGAAACAGGTCAAAAAGACCTAA
- a CDS encoding FGGY-family carbohydrate kinase: protein MTILSDDALIDPAFGPRTLCHARSGEWMVEGIGFLSGFALRWVRDAFFEPLLKLAQSDLDAFALIEKLAQDVPVGAAGTIAATACPMQSDAWRQPPLSFLGLDLNAPGRALGQVARSVMEAGAFLANHHLEKLEALSGQRYDTLQFTGGSSQGTLWPQIVADVTGREIEIPEVKETTALGCAMLAAVGAGLFATIDEAVDAMASPIERRVVPNPENVALYQPLKTRWSEVIGGVRDLGDATGLEPIWRPAGARNTEL, encoded by the coding sequence ATGACAATCCTCTCTGATGACGCGTTGATTGATCCGGCCTTTGGGCCACGCACGCTGTGCCACGCCCGTTCGGGCGAATGGATGGTCGAAGGGATTGGCTTTCTCAGCGGCTTTGCCCTGCGTTGGGTGCGGGATGCTTTTTTCGAACCTCTGCTGAAACTGGCGCAGTCCGACCTCGATGCGTTTGCTCTGATCGAGAAACTGGCGCAGGACGTGCCTGTCGGCGCGGCGGGAACAATCGCTGCAACCGCCTGTCCGATGCAGTCCGATGCGTGGCGGCAACCGCCTCTGAGTTTTCTCGGATTGGACCTGAACGCCCCCGGACGTGCGCTTGGGCAAGTGGCCCGGTCGGTGATGGAAGCCGGTGCGTTTCTGGCCAATCACCATCTTGAAAAGCTCGAAGCCTTGTCAGGCCAGCGCTATGACACATTGCAATTCACCGGAGGATCGAGCCAAGGCACGCTTTGGCCGCAGATCGTGGCGGATGTGACGGGCCGCGAGATTGAAATTCCCGAGGTGAAGGAAACCACGGCTCTCGGTTGTGCCATGCTCGCGGCGGTTGGGGCGGGGCTGTTTGCGACGATCGACGAGGCTGTCGATGCCATGGCCAGTCCGATTGAGCGCCGGGTTGTACCCAATCCTGAAAACGTGGCGCTGTACCAGCCTCTGAAAACCCGGTGGTCCGAGGTGATCGGCGGAGTGCGAGACCTCGGTGATGCCACTGGTCTTGAGCCGATCTGGCGGCCTGCGGGCGCACGAAACACTGAACTTTGA
- a CDS encoding 2-hydroxyacid dehydrogenase — MEKLKIAAVGDQFITSAVFEAAARSALGQGVEVVTHDLAWPEVPFFAHDGPAGTEIKEYSGRPSDLETVLADADALLTHLAPVTAELLSKAPRLKFVGVSRGGPTNVNMDAARAHHVTVCNVPGRNASAVAEFTIGAILANVRRITIGHAGLSQGIWRGDLYRYDRTGDELSDLTVGLLGYSHIGQRVVRLLKPFGCRILICDPYAKLTVQDAIDGVEQVDLDEMIARADILSLHARVTPETMGIMSAERIAKMKKGAVLVNSARGELVDQSALCEALVSGHLGGAALDTFETEPPQKNDELLRLPNVTLTPHIAGASRRVATFAAEQIAEDLARFLNGEKLKNPCN; from the coding sequence ATGGAAAAACTCAAAATTGCGGCTGTGGGTGATCAGTTCATCACCTCGGCCGTTTTCGAAGCGGCAGCACGCAGCGCTCTGGGGCAGGGGGTCGAGGTTGTGACGCATGATCTGGCCTGGCCAGAAGTCCCGTTTTTTGCGCATGACGGACCGGCGGGCACGGAAATCAAAGAATACAGCGGCCGCCCCTCTGACCTCGAAACGGTGCTGGCCGATGCCGACGCACTGCTGACCCATCTCGCGCCAGTGACGGCGGAGCTCCTGAGCAAGGCTCCGCGCCTGAAATTCGTTGGCGTGTCGCGTGGTGGTCCGACCAACGTCAACATGGATGCGGCGCGCGCGCATCATGTGACCGTTTGCAATGTGCCGGGGCGAAACGCGTCGGCTGTGGCCGAATTCACCATCGGGGCCATACTCGCCAATGTGCGGCGTATCACCATCGGTCATGCTGGCTTGTCGCAGGGCATCTGGCGCGGTGATTTGTACCGCTATGACCGGACCGGGGACGAACTGTCGGACCTGACGGTCGGGCTTTTGGGCTATAGCCATATCGGCCAGCGTGTCGTGCGCCTGCTCAAACCTTTCGGATGCCGGATTTTGATCTGTGATCCTTATGCAAAGCTGACAGTGCAGGATGCCATTGATGGGGTCGAACAAGTCGATCTTGATGAGATGATTGCACGCGCGGATATTCTGAGCCTTCATGCACGGGTGACACCGGAAACCATGGGGATTATGTCCGCAGAGCGGATCGCGAAGATGAAAAAAGGTGCCGTGCTTGTGAACTCCGCACGGGGCGAGCTTGTTGATCAATCTGCGCTGTGCGAGGCGCTGGTGAGCGGTCATCTTGGTGGTGCGGCCCTTGACACGTTTGAAACGGAACCGCCCCAAAAAAATGATGAGTTGTTGCGCTTGCCCAATGTCACCCTGACCCCGCATATTGCCGGTGCGTCGCGTCGCGTCGCGACGTTTGCCGCAGAGCAGATCGCAGAGGATCTGGCACGCTTTCTGAACGGGGAAAAACTCAAAAACCCTTGTAACTAA
- a CDS encoding ABC transporter substrate-binding protein: MKDTIQKKYFTSPTPLSRRTVLSGGMAVAVGAALGSGVLSARAYAQAGKTITVMMSQPQVGGARIVAEAFEKETGVKVEIVPVPLDQIQQQLTLDLQSGAKRFDAFDYWYISKGSLVETGVLEDITDRIEADKDEIQPEDFIATVYDPYSLYNGRRYALPFDGDTHALFYNTEIFARHGLSAPKTWDEVIAASEAITQAERANGIYGIALMGIRAPLQNISVFANRLANYGGEFLDAQGRPALNSEAALLAAQNLVDTVPSALPTPAETGFDQALTAFVGGRAAMTEGWIDLGAYSEDNANSKIAGKWDVVQLPVGGSNTESRAPLNAGWALGISAYGDNKDLAWEFIKLASSAKMHLELLTTTGSGIDPTRLSALTSDAYKAFNARSQRAASASLNGAMAWPTGPQAPRMLESLSEQLAIMITGESTPKDTMDLAQRSWERLLR, translated from the coding sequence ATGAAAGACACGATCCAGAAAAAATATTTCACCAGCCCCACGCCCCTGTCGCGCCGCACGGTCTTGAGCGGCGGCATGGCTGTGGCGGTTGGCGCAGCTTTGGGAAGTGGCGTTCTTTCGGCCCGCGCCTATGCGCAAGCCGGAAAAACCATCACCGTGATGATGTCACAGCCTCAGGTTGGCGGAGCCAGAATCGTCGCAGAGGCGTTTGAAAAAGAAACCGGCGTAAAGGTGGAGATTGTTCCAGTCCCGCTTGATCAGATTCAGCAACAACTGACCCTCGATTTGCAATCTGGCGCAAAGCGTTTCGATGCGTTCGATTACTGGTACATCTCCAAAGGTTCCCTTGTCGAAACCGGGGTCCTTGAAGACATCACAGATCGGATTGAAGCGGACAAAGACGAGATTCAGCCCGAGGACTTCATAGCAACCGTTTATGATCCCTACAGCCTCTACAATGGCCGCCGCTATGCGCTGCCGTTCGACGGGGACACGCACGCGCTGTTTTATAACACCGAGATCTTTGCCCGACATGGCTTGAGCGCGCCCAAAACATGGGACGAGGTGATTGCCGCCTCAGAGGCCATCACACAAGCTGAACGTGCCAATGGCATTTACGGCATTGCATTGATGGGCATTCGCGCGCCACTGCAAAACATTTCCGTATTTGCCAACCGATTGGCAAACTATGGCGGTGAGTTCCTTGATGCGCAGGGTCGCCCGGCCCTAAACAGTGAAGCGGCCCTTTTGGCGGCGCAGAACCTTGTCGATACGGTGCCTTCGGCGCTACCAACACCGGCAGAAACCGGTTTTGACCAAGCTCTGACAGCGTTTGTCGGCGGCCGCGCGGCGATGACCGAAGGCTGGATTGATCTTGGGGCCTACTCTGAGGACAACGCAAATTCCAAGATCGCGGGCAAATGGGATGTGGTTCAATTGCCGGTCGGCGGCAGCAACACCGAAAGCCGCGCACCGCTGAATGCCGGGTGGGCGCTTGGCATCTCGGCCTATGGCGACAACAAGGATCTCGCATGGGAGTTCATCAAACTGGCGTCATCCGCCAAGATGCACCTTGAACTGCTGACCACCACGGGCTCCGGCATTGACCCAACGCGCCTCTCGGCCCTCACCAGTGACGCCTATAAAGCCTTCAACGCCCGCAGTCAGCGTGCCGCGAGTGCATCGCTTAACGGTGCCATGGCTTGGCCGACCGGACCACAAGCCCCGCGGATGTTGGAAAGCTTGTCGGAACAGCTTGCCATCATGATCACAGGCGAAAGCACGCCAAAAGACACCATGGATCTGGCACAGCGGAGTTGGGAACGGTTGCTGCGCTAA
- a CDS encoding carbohydrate ABC transporter permease — translation MAVFPTTSATRSDRGVNLRKRAEWGMTLPLMLGLAIFAGYPLVYLVLLAFSRSDLGQQFQGFVGFDNFDWALTGTDFPGSVGNAILFALIVPLIQLALGLYLAVVLNKIMRGGRLLRTIVLLPLMTPPVMVGVAWKLILNPSGGWLNGVLLRWGVIDAPVSFFGNDMLAFPAIMAADTWQWTPLIVILCFAILQGVPHDVEEAAALDGAYPKRIFWTVTLPMIAPALLSVYLLRVIMALKTFDLVYTLTFGGPGNATNIATFEIWKTALREFDVGLASAQTLLFALTVSVVTLPIVLLLNHLEKRR, via the coding sequence ATGGCGGTTTTCCCAACGACATCAGCGACCAGATCGGATCGGGGCGTGAACCTGCGCAAGCGCGCAGAATGGGGCATGACCCTGCCCTTGATGCTTGGACTTGCGATCTTTGCCGGATACCCTTTGGTCTATCTGGTGCTTCTGGCTTTTTCGCGCTCTGACCTCGGACAGCAGTTTCAGGGATTTGTTGGCTTTGACAACTTCGACTGGGCTTTGACGGGCACGGACTTCCCCGGATCGGTTGGCAATGCCATTTTATTTGCCTTGATCGTGCCCCTTATCCAGCTCGCACTTGGCCTGTATCTCGCTGTCGTTTTGAATAAGATCATGCGCGGCGGGCGTCTGTTGCGGACCATTGTTCTTTTGCCGCTGATGACACCGCCGGTCATGGTGGGCGTCGCCTGGAAACTGATTCTGAACCCGTCGGGGGGCTGGCTCAATGGCGTTTTGTTGCGCTGGGGCGTGATTGACGCGCCGGTTTCATTTTTCGGCAATGACATGTTGGCCTTTCCGGCGATCATGGCGGCGGACACATGGCAATGGACGCCGTTGATCGTCATCCTCTGTTTTGCCATCCTACAGGGCGTCCCGCATGACGTCGAAGAGGCCGCGGCTTTGGATGGCGCCTATCCAAAGCGGATTTTCTGGACCGTCACCCTGCCGATGATTGCCCCTGCCCTGTTGTCGGTCTACCTGCTGCGCGTGATCATGGCGCTCAAGACCTTTGATCTGGTCTATACCCTGACATTTGGCGGGCCGGGCAATGCGACGAATATTGCCACGTTCGAGATCTGGAAAACCGCCCTGCGTGAATTCGATGTCGGCCTTGCCTCGGCACAGACTCTGTTGTTCGCCCTCACCGTCTCTGTCGTCACCTTGCCGATCGTTTTGCTGCTCAACCACTTGGAGAAACGTAGATGA
- a CDS encoding carbohydrate ABC transporter permease — protein MSTLIHDTNTDRLIRMAFLAAMLIFFALPIVYLFSTSFKTPDDVLQGRLLPDAATLKNYPNAFAHIPVARMIGNSVAVALLSGIITLVIAVPATYATIKLGAFHRTVPNITLASYAAPPIIALVPLFYLLQTAHLMDSIPGLALVHGLMNLPVAFWLLKSFVNDVPAEIDEAAWIDGAGYWHTLFSVILPLIFPGILATALICIILSYNEFLFASALTFSDTSRTITVGMSLFQGERLVNFGQMAAASFVGMMPIYLIAFFFQKYLVGGLTQGSIK, from the coding sequence ATGAGCACCCTGATCCATGACACCAACACGGATCGGCTGATCCGAATGGCCTTTCTCGCCGCGATGCTGATTTTCTTCGCCCTGCCCATCGTCTATCTCTTTTCGACCTCGTTCAAGACACCAGACGATGTGCTGCAAGGACGGCTTTTGCCGGATGCCGCGACGCTTAAGAACTATCCGAATGCGTTTGCACATATTCCGGTTGCGCGGATGATTGGCAATTCGGTGGCTGTGGCGCTCCTGAGCGGGATCATCACCCTCGTCATTGCGGTGCCTGCAACCTATGCGACCATCAAACTTGGGGCGTTTCACCGGACGGTGCCGAACATCACTCTGGCCTCCTATGCCGCGCCCCCGATCATCGCCCTTGTCCCGCTGTTTTATCTTTTGCAAACCGCGCATTTGATGGACAGCATTCCCGGCCTCGCGCTGGTGCATGGGCTGATGAACTTGCCTGTGGCCTTTTGGCTACTGAAAAGTTTTGTCAACGATGTGCCCGCTGAAATTGACGAGGCGGCATGGATTGATGGCGCGGGCTATTGGCACACTTTGTTCAGTGTCATCCTGCCCTTGATCTTTCCGGGCATCCTTGCCACGGCGCTGATCTGCATCATCCTCTCCTACAATGAATTCCTGTTCGCATCAGCCCTGACGTTTAGTGACACCAGCCGCACCATCACCGTGGGCATGTCACTGTTTCAGGGCGAGCGTTTGGTGAATTTCGGGCAAATGGCGGCAGCATCCTTTGTCGGAATGATGCCGATCTATCTCATTGCCTTCTTTTTTCAGAAATATCTCGTCGGTGGCCTGACACAGGGCAGCATCAAATAA
- a CDS encoding ABC transporter ATP-binding protein, translating to MVSINIQKLEKHYGKVKALHGLDLVIEDGEFIVLVGPSGCGKSTLLRCVAGLNPISSGDILFDGRPVGHLPPQERDLSMVFQNYALYPHLTVAQNLAFGLKVRKMRPAEIEERVTWAAEILGITPYLDRRPRALSGGQRQRVAMGRAMVKHSNAFLFDEPLSNLDAQLRVQMRKEIRALQQRIGVTSIYVTHDQVEAMTMGDRIVVMKDGRIEQVGSPAELYARPKNRFVAGFIGSPQMSFVDAHADGHTLRLSDGTELTSATSAQGPVTLGIRPEHFLDHSSDTNALTLKVENQQVVGTSTSYFARLSGHEIEVIRQGSDLSQPATLSLGVRPENIMVFDPTGQSLRGRI from the coding sequence ATGGTCTCTATCAACATCCAAAAGCTCGAAAAACACTATGGCAAAGTGAAAGCTCTGCACGGTCTCGATCTCGTCATCGAAGATGGGGAATTCATTGTCCTCGTTGGCCCATCCGGCTGTGGCAAATCAACCTTACTGCGCTGTGTGGCGGGTCTGAACCCGATTTCGTCCGGCGATATTTTGTTTGACGGCAGACCTGTTGGGCACCTGCCGCCACAGGAACGCGACCTGTCGATGGTGTTTCAAAACTATGCGCTCTACCCGCATCTCACCGTCGCTCAAAACCTCGCATTCGGCCTCAAGGTGCGTAAAATGCGCCCCGCTGAGATCGAAGAGCGCGTGACATGGGCGGCAGAGATCCTTGGGATCACGCCCTATCTGGATCGCCGCCCCAGAGCGCTTTCAGGCGGGCAGCGTCAGCGGGTTGCGATGGGGCGCGCCATGGTCAAACATTCCAACGCTTTTCTGTTCGATGAGCCGCTGTCCAACCTTGACGCACAGTTGCGCGTGCAAATGCGCAAAGAAATTCGCGCGCTGCAACAGCGCATCGGCGTGACGTCGATTTATGTGACCCATGATCAGGTCGAGGCGATGACCATGGGGGACCGCATCGTCGTGATGAAAGACGGGCGGATCGAACAGGTCGGCTCGCCTGCGGAGCTTTACGCGCGCCCCAAAAACCGTTTCGTTGCGGGTTTCATCGGATCACCGCAGATGAGTTTTGTGGACGCACATGCCGACGGGCACACTTTAAGACTGTCAGATGGGACGGAACTGACCAGCGCCACATCGGCGCAGGGGCCTGTCACGCTTGGCATACGTCCCGAGCATTTCCTGGACCACAGCTCGGACACCAATGCCCTCACGCTCAAGGTGGAAAACCAACAGGTTGTCGGCACATCAACAAGCTACTTTGCCCGCCTGTCAGGTCATGAGATTGAGGTGATCCGCCAAGGCAGTGATCTGTCACAGCCCGCAACCCTGTCGCTTGGCGTCCGACCTGAGAACATCATGGTCTTTGACCCAACGGGGCAAAGCCTGAGGGGCCGCATCTGA
- a CDS encoding VOC family protein, which produces MSDETKITQIGVVVRDLDATMKMYHQLLGWGPWNVYEHTAPVLHDTHLHGKPATYSMLCAEVMVGDMCYELIQPLEGDSIYKEWLEEHGEGLHHVAVMKRGQGAADQFKKDMDAAGAKMLMGGRIGETIEFYYLDSEPQLKVILESGTGHAIDLKPVRTYPE; this is translated from the coding sequence ATGTCCGATGAAACCAAAATCACTCAGATCGGTGTCGTCGTGCGCGATCTGGATGCGACGATGAAAATGTATCACCAGCTTCTGGGCTGGGGGCCGTGGAACGTCTACGAACACACCGCGCCGGTGCTGCATGACACGCATCTGCATGGCAAGCCCGCGACCTATTCGATGCTCTGTGCCGAAGTGATGGTCGGGGACATGTGTTACGAGCTGATCCAACCGCTTGAAGGCGACTCGATCTACAAAGAGTGGCTTGAGGAGCATGGCGAAGGCCTGCACCATGTCGCCGTGATGAAGCGCGGACAGGGTGCTGCGGATCAGTTCAAAAAGGACATGGATGCGGCTGGGGCCAAGATGCTGATGGGGGGACGTATTGGGGAGACCATCGAGTTTTATTACCTCGACAGCGAACCACAGCTGAAGGTGATCCTCGAATCCGGCACAGGCCATGCGATTGACCTGAAACCCGTGCGCACCTATCCAGAATAA